Proteins encoded together in one Candidatus Sulfotelmatobacter sp. window:
- a CDS encoding 2-oxoacid:ferredoxin oxidoreductase subunit beta: protein MAIALTPKDFATATPSWWCPGCGDYGVLSALKQALAELGRQPKDVAFISGIGCSGKISGYLHSYAFHGVHGRALPVATAVKLANRDLTVIAAGGDGDGYAIGAGHFIHAVRRNPDMTYIVMDNQTYGLTKGQASPTSATGYVASVSPNGNPDAPINGLAVALAAGASFLARGFSAQPKQLVALIKAAIEHKGFSIVEVASPCVTYNKINTYAWFKEHTEDVAQRPDYAPNDRGAAFAALTRDGDIPLGIIYQDDRPTLEEGVRLARTPIAHLELRADDPRLEDLQAAFR from the coding sequence ATGGCGATCGCGTTGACGCCCAAGGATTTCGCCACCGCGACGCCGTCGTGGTGGTGTCCCGGCTGCGGCGACTACGGCGTGCTCTCCGCCCTCAAACAGGCACTGGCGGAGCTGGGCCGACAGCCCAAGGACGTCGCGTTCATCTCGGGCATCGGCTGCTCGGGGAAGATCTCGGGCTACCTGCATAGCTACGCGTTCCACGGCGTGCACGGGCGCGCGCTGCCGGTCGCGACCGCGGTCAAGCTGGCCAATCGCGACCTGACCGTCATCGCCGCCGGCGGTGACGGCGACGGCTACGCGATCGGCGCCGGCCACTTCATTCACGCCGTGCGCCGCAATCCCGACATGACCTATATCGTGATGGACAACCAGACCTACGGGCTCACCAAAGGGCAGGCCTCGCCGACGAGCGCGACCGGCTACGTCGCCTCGGTCAGCCCCAACGGCAATCCCGACGCGCCGATCAACGGGTTGGCCGTCGCGCTGGCGGCCGGCGCGTCGTTCTTGGCGCGCGGTTTCTCGGCGCAGCCCAAGCAGCTCGTCGCGCTGATCAAAGCGGCCATCGAGCACAAGGGGTTTTCGATCGTCGAGGTCGCCTCGCCGTGCGTGACCTACAACAAGATCAACACCTACGCGTGGTTCAAAGAGCACACCGAGGACGTCGCGCAGCGGCCGGACTACGCGCCGAACGACCGCGGCGCCGCATTCGCGGCGCTGACGCGCGACGGCGACATCCCGCTGGGCATCATCTACCAGGATGACCGCCCGACGCTCGAAGAGGGCGTACGCTTGGCGCGGACGCCGATCGCGCATCTCGAGCTGCGTGCCGACGACCCGCGTCTGGAGGATTTGCAGGCAGCGTTCCGCTGA
- a CDS encoding 2-oxoacid:acceptor oxidoreductase subunit alpha, with amino-acid sequence MILNSVEVMFGGQAGDGSLTTGDLIAGVFKRMGLEVYTYKDFPSRIRGGHTNYVIRAGVSRDYGMADAVDVLVAFDLEAVEAHIEEMRPGGFVVFDSSAETIPEHVRRGDVQWYEIPLAKIAKEELGLELVRNTISLGVLGALLGMDATIVREDVRGVYQRKGDKVVDLNLRAIEAGELYVREHYAQQPSGYGLIASEDGDRLIMMGNDAIAYGALVAGCRFMAGYPITPATDILEWMSKQLPRFGGVAVQAEDELAAINMTIGAAFAGVRAMTATSGPGQSLMTEAIGLAGTLEIPVVVVECARAGPSTGMPTKTEQSNLNTLIYGGHGEIPRVVIAPGTVSESFEFAGLALNLADQYQLPVFLLTEQALCQSKMTLPPPKLAGVRIDRGELIADGAVTFGEYQRYAFTESGVSPRVIPGVEGGMHLEAGSEHNERGVITENARNRRRMMDKRMGKLEAMRPDLPRAILHGVADADVGIIGYGANRSPIAEAVDRLAAMRIPTRFLQLRTLWPFPEDEIRAFFRGASHVFVVENNYTGQLERLIRAVVGPLEGLHGLRKYDGRPFRPIEIIEPISNLSEADVAAEVS; translated from the coding sequence ATGATCCTCAACAGCGTCGAAGTGATGTTCGGCGGCCAAGCCGGTGACGGCAGCCTGACGACAGGCGACCTGATCGCCGGCGTGTTCAAGCGGATGGGCTTGGAGGTCTACACCTACAAGGACTTCCCCTCACGGATCCGTGGCGGACACACCAACTACGTCATCCGTGCGGGGGTCAGCCGCGACTACGGCATGGCCGATGCCGTCGACGTCCTGGTTGCCTTCGACCTGGAAGCCGTCGAGGCGCACATCGAAGAGATGAGGCCCGGCGGCTTCGTCGTTTTCGACAGCAGCGCGGAGACGATACCGGAGCACGTGCGGCGCGGCGACGTCCAGTGGTACGAGATCCCGCTGGCCAAGATCGCCAAAGAAGAGCTGGGCCTCGAGCTGGTGCGCAACACGATCTCGCTGGGCGTGCTGGGCGCGCTGCTCGGCATGGACGCGACGATCGTGCGCGAGGACGTGCGCGGCGTCTACCAGCGCAAGGGCGACAAGGTCGTCGACCTCAACCTGCGCGCGATCGAAGCCGGCGAGCTGTACGTGCGCGAACACTACGCGCAGCAGCCCAGCGGCTACGGCCTGATCGCAAGCGAGGACGGCGATCGGCTCATCATGATGGGCAACGACGCGATCGCGTACGGCGCGCTGGTCGCCGGCTGCCGCTTCATGGCCGGCTATCCGATCACGCCGGCCACCGACATCCTGGAGTGGATGTCCAAGCAGCTGCCGCGCTTCGGCGGCGTCGCGGTGCAAGCCGAGGACGAGCTGGCCGCCATCAACATGACGATCGGCGCGGCCTTCGCCGGCGTGCGTGCGATGACGGCGACCTCCGGACCGGGGCAGTCGCTGATGACCGAAGCGATCGGGCTGGCGGGGACGCTGGAAATCCCGGTCGTCGTCGTCGAGTGCGCGCGCGCCGGTCCCTCGACCGGGATGCCGACCAAGACCGAACAGAGCAACCTCAACACGCTGATCTACGGCGGGCACGGTGAGATCCCGCGGGTCGTGATCGCGCCCGGCACCGTCTCGGAGTCGTTCGAGTTCGCCGGGCTCGCGCTCAACCTGGCCGACCAGTACCAGCTGCCGGTGTTCCTGTTGACCGAACAGGCGCTCTGCCAGAGCAAGATGACGCTGCCGCCGCCCAAGCTCGCGGGCGTGCGGATCGACCGCGGCGAGCTGATCGCCGACGGCGCGGTCACCTTCGGCGAGTACCAGCGCTACGCGTTCACCGAGAGCGGCGTCTCGCCGCGCGTCATCCCCGGCGTCGAAGGCGGGATGCACCTCGAAGCGGGCTCCGAGCACAACGAGCGCGGCGTCATCACCGAGAACGCGCGCAACCGCCGGCGCATGATGGACAAGCGCATGGGCAAGCTCGAGGCGATGCGGCCTGACTTGCCGCGTGCGATCCTGCACGGCGTCGCCGACGCCGACGTGGGGATCATCGGCTACGGCGCGAACCGCAGCCCGATCGCGGAGGCCGTCGACCGGCTCGCGGCGATGCGCATTCCGACCCGCTTCTTGCAGCTGCGCACCCTCTGGCCGTTCCCCGAGGACGAGATCCGCGCGTTCTTCCGCGGCGCCTCCCACGTGTTCGTGGTGGAGAACAACTACACGGGACAGCTCGAGCGGCTGATCCGCGCGGTGGTCGGCCCGCTCGAGGGGCTGCACGGCTTGCGCAAGTACGACGGCCGGCCGTTCCGCCCGATCGAGATCATCGAACCGATCAGCAACTTGAGCGAAGCGGACGTTGCCGCGGAGGTGAGCTGA
- a CDS encoding long-chain-fatty-acid--CoA ligase, which translates to MNTRHYPHWPRRRPFEIPIPVTNLAHNLLTTAQRYPDQPAIVYYDTPLSFARIAREVEAVAGWLEQRAGVRRGDRVVLFMQNSPQFAIAYYAILRANAVVVPLNPMLVTEELAKYVEDSGAQVAIVGQELLPKLQPLAPAPLRTLLVAAYSDYVERETQLNLPPAVAAPAAPLDGSVCVAWRDALAANLTPGPITTGGDDMCLLPYTSGTTGRPKGCVHTHRSLQTTTLTMANWGISTPGARVLSVLPYFHVTGMTCDMNHAFYQGATLIMTTRWESATTLSLIERYRATTMTAISTMVVDLLANPDFRPEKIASLTHLGGGGAPLPAAVGEQLKGRMGLSYMEGYGLTETISVTHANPQDRPKLQCLGIPTFGVDSRVIDPDSLVELAPNETGEIVIHGSQVMQGYWNQPEATAEVFVELDGKRFFRTGDLGYVDDEGYFFMVDRLKRMINAAGFKVWPAEVETTLFAHPAIKEACVIASIDPRKGEQVKAMIVLREGQHATGDEIAAWAREHMAAYKVPTLYEFVDTLPRSGTGKVQWRELQEADHRKTMAGV; encoded by the coding sequence ATGAACACCCGTCACTACCCCCACTGGCCGCGCCGGCGACCGTTCGAGATCCCGATCCCGGTCACGAACCTGGCGCACAACCTGCTCACGACGGCGCAGCGCTACCCCGACCAGCCGGCGATCGTGTACTACGACACGCCGCTGAGCTTCGCGCGGATCGCGCGCGAGGTCGAGGCGGTCGCCGGTTGGCTCGAGCAGCGGGCGGGGGTACGCCGCGGCGACCGGGTCGTGCTGTTCATGCAGAACTCGCCGCAGTTCGCGATCGCGTACTACGCGATTCTGCGCGCCAACGCGGTGGTCGTGCCGCTCAACCCGATGCTGGTCACCGAAGAGCTGGCGAAATACGTCGAGGACAGCGGCGCGCAGGTCGCGATCGTCGGCCAAGAGCTGTTGCCCAAGCTGCAGCCGCTCGCGCCCGCGCCGCTGCGCACGCTGCTGGTCGCCGCCTATAGCGACTACGTCGAGCGCGAGACGCAGCTGAACCTGCCGCCCGCGGTCGCGGCGCCGGCGGCACCGCTCGACGGCAGCGTCTGCGTCGCCTGGCGCGACGCGCTGGCCGCGAACCTGACGCCGGGCCCCATCACGACCGGCGGCGACGACATGTGCCTCTTGCCGTACACCTCGGGGACGACCGGTCGCCCCAAGGGCTGCGTGCACACGCATCGCTCGCTGCAGACGACGACGCTGACGATGGCCAACTGGGGCATCTCGACGCCCGGCGCGCGCGTGCTCTCGGTGCTGCCGTATTTCCACGTCACCGGGATGACGTGCGACATGAACCACGCCTTCTACCAGGGCGCCACGCTGATCATGACGACGCGCTGGGAGTCGGCGACGACGCTCTCGCTGATCGAACGCTATCGCGCGACGACGATGACCGCGATCTCGACCATGGTCGTCGATCTGCTCGCGAATCCGGACTTCCGCCCCGAGAAGATCGCCTCGCTCACGCACCTGGGCGGCGGCGGCGCGCCGCTCCCCGCCGCCGTCGGCGAGCAGCTCAAAGGCCGCATGGGCCTGAGCTACATGGAAGGCTACGGCCTGACCGAGACGATCTCGGTCACGCACGCCAACCCGCAAGACCGGCCGAAGCTGCAATGTCTGGGCATCCCGACCTTCGGCGTGGACTCACGCGTCATCGACCCCGACAGTCTGGTCGAGCTGGCGCCGAACGAGACCGGCGAGATCGTCATCCACGGCTCGCAGGTCATGCAGGGCTACTGGAACCAGCCCGAAGCGACGGCCGAGGTGTTCGTCGAGCTCGACGGCAAGCGATTCTTCCGCACCGGCGACCTGGGTTACGTCGACGACGAAGGATACTTCTTCATGGTCGACCGCCTCAAGCGCATGATCAACGCCGCCGGCTTCAAGGTCTGGCCGGCCGAAGTCGAAACGACGCTCTTCGCCCACCCCGCCATCAAAGAGGCCTGCGTCATCGCCTCGATCGATCCGCGCAAAGGCGAGCAGGTCAAAGCGATGATCGTCCTGCGCGAGGGCCAACACGCGACCGGCGACGAGATCGCCGCCTGGGCGCGCGAGCACATGGCCGCCTACAAAGTCCCGACGCTCTACGAGTTCGTCGACACGCTCCCGCGCTCGGGCACCGGCAAAGTCCAATGGCGCGAGCTCCAAGAAGCCGACCACCGCAAAACGATGGCCGGCGTGTAG
- a CDS encoding cytidylate kinase-like family protein, whose protein sequence is MSISRELGAGGLSVGEAVATALGATLLDERAMIERLASRVGLPSDFVAARVERPPSAGARLIADLAAATAMVPVMQTWEQPEEQIVAGVRDVVVDQAQRGHVVVIGHGGVSLLGWRPNGIPVLAILLRASRAWRVGQLARRIGIPEEEADARIARTDEARQRYQRHYFNTDLYDSRQYDLVLCTETLGLPRAIAIAVDTANAIATT, encoded by the coding sequence GTGAGCATCTCCCGGGAACTCGGTGCCGGCGGACTGTCGGTCGGCGAAGCCGTCGCGACCGCGCTGGGCGCGACGCTGCTCGACGAGCGCGCGATGATCGAGCGTCTGGCCTCGCGCGTCGGCCTCCCGTCGGACTTCGTCGCCGCGCGCGTCGAACGGCCGCCGTCGGCCGGCGCGCGCCTGATCGCCGACCTGGCCGCGGCGACCGCGATGGTGCCGGTCATGCAGACCTGGGAGCAGCCCGAGGAACAGATCGTCGCCGGCGTGCGCGACGTCGTCGTCGATCAGGCGCAGCGCGGCCACGTCGTCGTCATCGGCCACGGGGGCGTCAGCCTGCTGGGCTGGCGCCCCAACGGCATCCCGGTGCTGGCGATCCTGCTGCGCGCGTCGCGCGCGTGGCGGGTCGGGCAGCTCGCCCGCCGCATCGGCATTCCGGAAGAAGAAGCCGACGCGCGCATCGCCCGTACCGACGAAGCGCGCCAGCGCTACCAGCGCCACTACTTCAACACCGACCTCTACGACAGCCGCCAGTACGACCTCGTCCTGTGCACCGAGACCCTCGGCCTCCCGCGCGCCATCGCCATCGCCGTCGACACGGCAAACGCGATCGCGACGACGTAA
- a CDS encoding CHAD domain-containing protein, whose product MRKLVAEVVRASLAGSAQELLRCDAMLRLDRGPDGVHGARLAVRRMRSDLRSFEPFLEVPWAATLREEMRWLGDALGTVRDADILLARLERDLDELPGPDRASAYLVLTSFRSARDDAYAQLGTILHEARYAELLAKIVGAGRHPVLGARAGESARDALADVMRASWKRLRSSVRKRSRPPSDTELHEIRIRAKRVRYAAEAAEIACGKPAARFARRVKRLQNVLGEQHDAVATEAALRALVGGPYALMAGALILVEAACAAKARKRWHDAWRRINAPGARFWER is encoded by the coding sequence ATGCGCAAGCTCGTCGCCGAAGTCGTGCGCGCGAGCCTGGCCGGCTCGGCGCAGGAGCTGCTGCGTTGCGATGCGATGCTGCGGCTCGACCGCGGTCCCGACGGGGTTCACGGGGCGCGGCTGGCCGTGCGGCGGATGCGCTCGGACCTGCGTAGCTTCGAGCCGTTTCTCGAGGTGCCGTGGGCCGCGACGCTGCGCGAGGAGATGCGCTGGCTGGGCGACGCGCTGGGCACGGTGCGCGACGCCGACATCTTGCTCGCGCGGCTCGAGCGCGATCTCGACGAGCTGCCCGGCCCCGACCGCGCGTCCGCCTACCTCGTCCTCACCTCGTTCCGAAGCGCGCGCGACGACGCGTACGCGCAGCTCGGCACGATCCTGCACGAGGCGCGCTACGCCGAGCTGCTGGCGAAGATCGTCGGGGCGGGCCGGCATCCGGTGCTGGGCGCCCGCGCCGGGGAATCGGCACGCGACGCGCTGGCCGACGTCATGCGCGCGAGCTGGAAACGGCTGCGCAGCAGCGTCCGCAAGCGCAGCCGACCGCCGAGCGACACCGAGCTGCACGAGATTCGCATTCGCGCCAAGCGCGTGCGCTACGCCGCCGAGGCCGCCGAAATCGCGTGCGGCAAGCCGGCGGCCCGGTTCGCGCGCCGCGTCAAACGGCTGCAGAACGTGCTGGGCGAGCAGCACGACGCCGTCGCGACCGAAGCGGCGTTGCGCGCGCTGGTCGGCGGGCCGTACGCGCTGATGGCCGGAGCGTTGATCTTGGTCGAGGCCGCGTGCGCGGCCAAGGCGCGCAAGCGCTGGCACGACGCGTGGCGACGGATCAACGCGCCGGGGGCGCGGTTCTGGGAACGCTAG
- a CDS encoding retropepsin-like aspartic protease, with translation MIAALLAVAVWQPAGVHPTSAGLPDVLARLHAAQSLPVAYAQRHERWTYRNGTNVLPVRVAVRGAEFRATVAVGAMDYDAGVRDGVRWRADGNGIAHATRGDEQGDPIDRLPNALLPFSDADCSLAGEVQLPAPAWAVVDRPADDREHWFLVDEASGRVVREQTREGKRVVTIDYEDFAPFAGVTRPRRWHVATSGDAADDLDVQVDDVTPGAVSDAELALPEPRLFAGMPGASERPLPASADPPWYQASIAVAVNGDTSRFTLDTGTQSIIMGSGYAAQRGMTTVLGHAVAARLEIGSFVLTNASVLVLPSGPSFHGIIGYDFFAGRVFHVDEPHQRYALLDPPLAAATFADPRETVVPASFDQGLPTAAVRFDGTTASDVALDTGSYGVEVSSAFAQAFPALVRQWTPAIFPAWGRAQRTEEFLEGSVRLDARRIARLQLGPLTVTDLVLGVQGANPAADAIELPFDAIVGNEILSHLDLWFDYDGGRIAMRPER, from the coding sequence GTGATCGCCGCGCTGCTGGCGGTCGCGGTCTGGCAGCCGGCGGGCGTGCACCCCACGAGTGCCGGCTTGCCGGACGTGCTGGCGCGCCTGCATGCGGCGCAGAGCTTGCCGGTCGCCTACGCGCAGCGGCACGAACGGTGGACGTATCGCAACGGCACGAACGTGCTGCCGGTGCGCGTCGCGGTCCGCGGCGCAGAGTTTCGCGCGACGGTCGCGGTCGGCGCGATGGACTACGACGCCGGCGTGCGGGACGGTGTGCGGTGGCGCGCCGACGGGAACGGGATCGCGCACGCGACGCGGGGCGACGAGCAAGGCGATCCGATCGACCGGCTGCCCAACGCGCTGCTCCCGTTCAGCGACGCGGACTGCAGCCTCGCCGGCGAAGTGCAGCTCCCCGCGCCGGCGTGGGCGGTGGTCGACCGCCCCGCCGACGACCGCGAGCACTGGTTCTTGGTGGACGAGGCGAGCGGTCGCGTCGTGCGCGAACAAACCCGCGAGGGAAAGCGGGTGGTCACGATCGACTACGAGGACTTCGCGCCGTTCGCCGGCGTCACGCGCCCACGGCGCTGGCACGTCGCGACGAGCGGCGATGCCGCCGACGATCTCGACGTGCAGGTCGACGACGTCACGCCCGGGGCGGTGAGCGACGCCGAGCTGGCGCTGCCGGAGCCGCGCCTGTTCGCCGGCATGCCCGGCGCGTCCGAGCGCCCGTTGCCGGCCAGCGCCGATCCACCGTGGTACCAAGCCTCGATCGCGGTCGCCGTCAACGGGGACACTTCGCGCTTCACCCTCGACACGGGAACGCAGAGCATCATCATGGGAAGCGGATACGCCGCGCAGCGCGGGATGACGACCGTGCTCGGGCATGCCGTCGCCGCGCGCCTGGAGATCGGCAGCTTCGTGTTGACGAACGCCTCGGTCTTGGTGCTGCCGTCCGGACCCAGCTTTCACGGGATCATCGGCTACGATTTCTTCGCGGGGCGGGTGTTCCACGTCGACGAACCGCATCAGCGCTACGCGCTGCTCGACCCACCGCTGGCGGCTGCGACGTTCGCCGATCCGCGCGAGACGGTCGTGCCGGCGTCGTTCGATCAAGGGCTGCCGACGGCGGCCGTGCGCTTCGACGGCACGACCGCGTCCGACGTCGCCCTCGACACGGGATCGTACGGCGTCGAGGTCAGCAGCGCGTTCGCACAGGCGTTTCCGGCGCTCGTCCGGCAGTGGACGCCGGCCATCTTCCCGGCGTGGGGGCGCGCGCAGCGCACCGAGGAGTTTCTCGAAGGGTCGGTGCGTTTGGACGCGCGCCGGATCGCACGGCTGCAGCTCGGCCCGTTGACCGTCACGGACCTCGTCCTGGGCGTGCAGGGAGCGAACCCGGCCGCCGACGCGATCGAGCTGCCGTTCGACGCGATCGTCGGCAACGAGATTCTCTCGCACCTGGACCTGTGGTTCGATTACGACGGTGGCCGCATCGCGATGCGGCCCGAGCGCTGA
- a CDS encoding CoA pyrophosphatase, whose protein sequence is MSERRKAAVAVAIIAEPPHGIVFVERGAHLRDHPGQIGLPGGSVDPEDGGDLERTVLRELEEEIGVVPERVRIVGRLREVSQRRNNFDVTAFVAIVQPGPFTIDGSETAGMFTIPLRTVLSKALTDGIVEYSGLTIPSLVLDYENKRVWGLTAQILRVFNEAWQAEASPLRAAVEAALTR, encoded by the coding sequence GTGAGCGAGCGCCGTAAGGCCGCCGTCGCGGTGGCCATCATCGCCGAGCCGCCGCACGGCATCGTGTTCGTCGAGCGGGGCGCGCATCTGCGCGACCACCCCGGACAGATCGGCCTGCCCGGCGGCTCGGTCGATCCGGAGGACGGCGGCGACCTCGAGCGCACGGTGCTGCGCGAGCTGGAGGAGGAGATCGGCGTCGTGCCCGAGCGCGTGCGCATCGTGGGCCGCCTGCGCGAGGTCAGCCAGCGGCGCAACAACTTCGACGTCACCGCCTTCGTCGCGATCGTGCAGCCGGGACCGTTCACCATCGACGGCAGCGAGACGGCCGGCATGTTCACGATCCCGCTGCGGACCGTGCTCTCGAAAGCGCTGACCGACGGGATCGTCGAGTACTCGGGACTCACGATCCCCTCGCTGGTCCTCGACTACGAGAACAAGCGCGTCTGGGGCTTGACCGCGCAGATCTTGCGCGTGTTCAACGAAGCGTGGCAGGCGGAAGCGAGTCCGCTGCGCGCCGCGGTCGAGGCGGCGTTGACGCGGTGA
- a CDS encoding S9 family peptidase yields the protein MRCRVLALATGLVFAMPALAGAVASRPLHQFAQVAIAPDGMTVADVESVEAPPDATAPPVGTLVVRSLTGGAPRTIACPGATACRISAPTWSPDGRRLAYLVRDEKAGTTAVWSANGDGSDPKPWLSGFTGILNAPRWAPDGSTLALLATANAHKEIGATQAGAALTGDVSADLDQDVQRIAVLGGDATLRFVSPDKLFVYEYDWAPDGHGFAATGAYGNGDDEWWVARLYAIGIGGDAHELLRPAMQMNAPRISPDGKSVAFIGGLMSDFGSVGGDVYVMPLAGGRATDVTPGITASVTSIAWRPDGKLTITALVNDRNAIETLDPGTGATTMLWSAPEAIGSFGGDRVALSRDASRAAFAHQDFEHPPEIAAGPMGRFADITHDNDGIAPLTHARSITWTNEGFHAQGWLLAPLNAPAGKKSPMIVVVHGGPSAAAQPSFITRGQLAELLAHGYYLFEPNPRGSYGQGERFTAANVKDFGYGDLRDILAGVDAAEKVAPIDDARLGIQGFSYGGYMTMWAVTQTHRFKAAAAGAGIANWQSYYGENGIDEWMIPFFGASVYADPAVYARSSPITYITNVRTPTFVFVGERDVECPAPQSLEFWHALHTLGVPSSLVIYPGEGHGIRLPAHQRDFSARILAWFDKYLAP from the coding sequence ATGAGATGTCGTGTTCTCGCCCTTGCCACGGGGCTCGTCTTCGCCATGCCCGCGCTGGCGGGCGCGGTGGCGTCCCGCCCGCTGCACCAATTCGCCCAGGTCGCGATCGCTCCGGACGGGATGACCGTCGCCGACGTCGAGAGTGTCGAGGCGCCCCCCGACGCGACGGCACCGCCGGTCGGCACGCTCGTCGTGCGTTCGCTCACCGGCGGCGCCCCGCGCACGATCGCGTGCCCGGGCGCGACCGCGTGCCGCATCAGCGCGCCGACCTGGTCGCCCGACGGCCGCCGCTTGGCGTATCTCGTGCGCGACGAGAAGGCCGGCACGACCGCGGTCTGGTCGGCGAACGGTGACGGCAGCGACCCCAAGCCGTGGCTGAGCGGCTTCACCGGCATCCTCAACGCGCCGCGCTGGGCGCCCGACGGCTCGACGCTGGCGCTGCTGGCGACGGCCAACGCGCACAAGGAGATCGGCGCGACGCAGGCCGGCGCGGCGCTGACCGGCGACGTCTCGGCGGATCTGGATCAGGACGTGCAGCGTATCGCGGTGCTGGGCGGCGACGCGACGCTCCGCTTCGTCTCGCCCGACAAGCTGTTCGTCTACGAGTACGACTGGGCGCCCGACGGTCACGGCTTCGCCGCGACCGGCGCGTACGGGAACGGGGACGACGAATGGTGGGTCGCGCGTCTGTACGCGATCGGTATCGGCGGCGACGCGCACGAGCTGCTGCGGCCGGCGATGCAGATGAACGCGCCGCGCATCTCGCCCGACGGTAAGAGCGTCGCGTTCATCGGCGGGCTGATGAGCGACTTCGGCTCGGTCGGCGGCGACGTCTACGTCATGCCGCTGGCCGGCGGCCGGGCCACCGACGTCACGCCCGGCATCACCGCGTCGGTGACCTCGATCGCGTGGCGCCCGGACGGCAAGCTGACCATCACCGCGCTGGTGAACGACCGCAACGCGATCGAGACGCTCGATCCCGGCACCGGCGCGACCACCATGCTGTGGTCGGCGCCCGAGGCGATCGGTAGCTTCGGCGGCGACCGCGTCGCGCTCAGCCGCGACGCGTCGCGCGCCGCGTTCGCGCACCAAGACTTCGAGCACCCGCCGGAGATCGCGGCTGGCCCGATGGGCCGCTTCGCCGACATCACGCACGACAACGACGGGATCGCGCCGCTGACCCACGCGCGCAGCATTACCTGGACGAACGAGGGTTTTCACGCCCAAGGCTGGCTGTTGGCCCCGCTCAACGCACCGGCCGGAAAAAAGTCGCCGATGATCGTGGTCGTGCACGGCGGTCCCTCGGCGGCTGCGCAGCCGAGCTTCATCACCCGCGGCCAGCTCGCCGAGCTGCTCGCGCACGGCTACTACCTCTTCGAGCCCAACCCGCGCGGCAGCTACGGTCAGGGCGAGCGCTTCACCGCGGCCAACGTCAAGGACTTCGGCTACGGCGACCTGCGCGACATCTTGGCCGGCGTCGACGCGGCCGAGAAGGTCGCGCCGATCGACGACGCGCGCTTGGGGATCCAGGGCTTCAGCTACGGCGGGTACATGACGATGTGGGCCGTCACGCAGACGCACCGCTTCAAGGCGGCCGCCGCCGGCGCCGGCATCGCGAATTGGCAGAGCTACTACGGCGAGAACGGCATCGACGAGTGGATGATCCCGTTCTTCGGCGCGTCGGTCTACGCCGATCCAGCCGTGTACGCGAGGAGCTCGCCGATCACGTACATCACCAACGTGCGCACGCCCACCTTCGTGTTCGTCGGCGAGCGCGACGTCGAGTGCCCCGCACCGCAGTCGCTGGAGTTCTGGCACGCGCTGCACACGCTGGGCGTGCCGTCGTCGCTGGTGATCTATCCGGGTGAAGGCCACGGCATCCGGCTGCCGGCGCACCAGCGCGACTTCAGTGCGCGCATCTTGGCCTGGTTCGACAAGTACCTGGCGCCGTGA
- a CDS encoding SDR family oxidoreductase, with protein sequence MRLEDKVVALTGAGSGIGRALALALARLGARVALADKDADGLRETAQRVAAAGGSASEHVLDVSDGAAVRAYADAVLQTHGTVDVAINNAGVALYGSVAELAADEIAWLMNVNFWGVVHGTQAFLPTLLTRPEAAIVNLSSVFGLWAPPGQAAYAASKFAVRGFSESLRAELDGTPVRVITVHPGGVKTAIAARTRVARAADPALAARMRVAFEKRFLTTPAETAATAIVEGLTRGHERVLIGADAHRIDRVTRLFPVSGPRWLARAARPR encoded by the coding sequence ATGCGGCTCGAGGACAAGGTGGTCGCGCTGACCGGCGCGGGGTCGGGCATCGGGCGGGCGTTGGCGCTCGCGCTCGCGCGGTTGGGCGCGCGGGTGGCGCTCGCCGACAAGGACGCGGACGGGTTGCGCGAGACGGCGCAGCGCGTGGCGGCCGCCGGCGGGAGCGCCAGCGAGCACGTCCTCGACGTGAGCGACGGCGCCGCGGTGCGCGCCTATGCCGACGCGGTGTTGCAGACGCACGGAACCGTCGACGTCGCGATCAACAACGCGGGCGTCGCGCTGTACGGTTCGGTGGCCGAGCTGGCCGCCGACGAGATCGCGTGGCTGATGAACGTGAACTTCTGGGGCGTCGTCCACGGTACCCAAGCGTTCTTGCCGACACTCCTGACCCGCCCCGAAGCCGCCATCGTCAACCTCTCGAGCGTGTTCGGTCTCTGGGCTCCGCCCGGCCAAGCCGCCTACGCGGCGAGCAAGTTCGCCGTGCGCGGGTTCAGCGAGTCGCTGCGCGCGGAGCTGGACGGAACCCCGGTGCGGGTGATCACCGTCCATCCGGGCGGGGTGAAGACGGCGATCGCCGCGCGCACGCGGGTCGCGCGCGCGGCCGACCCGGCCTTGGCGGCGCGCATGCGCGTGGCGTTCGAGAAGCGCTTCTTGACCACGCCGGCCGAGACGGCCGCGACGGCGATCGTGGAGGGACTGACGCGCGGACACGAGCGCGTGCTGATCGGGGCCGACGCGCACCGGATCGACCGGGTCACCCGGTTGTTTCCGGTCAGCGGGCCGCGCTGGCTGGCTCGCGCGGCTCGGCCGCGCTAG